Proteins from one Setaria italica strain Yugu1 chromosome V, Setaria_italica_v2.0, whole genome shotgun sequence genomic window:
- the LOC101758684 gene encoding uncharacterized protein LOC101758684 codes for MAAAAAGGEPAWGEEPAARRRPKTKIVCTLGPASRSVEMISRLLRVGMCVARFNFSHGSHEYHQETLDNLRAAMERTGILCAVMLDTKGPEIRTGFLKDAKPVQLKKGQEITISTDYSIKGDEKMISMSYKKLAVDLKPGSVILCADGTITLTVLHCDKEQGLVRCRCENTSMLGERKNVNLPGVIVDLPTLTDKDKEDILKWGVPNKIDMIALSFVRKGSDLVEVRKILGEHAKSIMLMSKVENQEGVANFDDILANSDAFMVARGDLGMEIPIEKIFFAQKVMIFKCNIQGKPVVTATQMLESMIKSPRPTRAEATDVANAVLDGTDCVMLSGETAAGAYPELAVQTMAKICLQAESCVDYGAVFKLIMASAPIPMSPLESLASSAVRTANSARAVLILVLTRGGTTARLVAKYRPSMPILSVVVPELKTDSFDWTCSDEGPARQSLIVRGVIPMLSAANAKAFDSEATEEALGFAIENAKVMGLCNTGESVVALHRIGIASVIKLLTVRHLPGALAGRVVLQADRAAGRVVAVAAGDLDGWHRLDGLLLGRRRALAPRVALGQLLHQSVEAVAEEVVAQRHAMLGGGGAASGADEEAPAERRQLVALDGDAGGRLQALQLALPDLVQEPQERGDAAPAPRQLVLVPVVDVSAAGLRLAPAAAAAGRAVARAEDGVRPDGARAVRARVHFGQRAAAAAVGRGRAAGGLHLLEEAAVAVRALHLRLALCGPHRHGPTAQMAAAAPTRAPVSSSSSDVVFSGRTSRPNLRAAAVSSAPGWRRREPYPAVSVAAGSGQSAPGTVAVDPKVDTLLDSVKWDSKGLAVAIAQHVDTGAILMQGFANKEALAKTISTRKATFFSRSRSSLWTKGETSMNFINVHDIFLDCDRDSIIYLGKPDGPTCHTGAETCYYTSVYNALQGSKPNEDRQVMTTLYSLEDTISRRQEETVTEGSGKPSWTKKLLLDNQLLCSKIREEAGELIQTLLENEDQSRTASEMADLLYHAMVLLRVKDVKMEEVLEVLRKRFSQSGIEEKANRNKS; via the exons atggcggcggcggcggcggggggcgagcCGGCGTGGGGGGAGgagcccgcggcgcggcgccgccctAAGACCAAGATCGTCTGCACGCTCGGCCCGGCCTCGCGCTCCGTCGAGATGATCTCGCGCCTGCTGCGCGTCGGCATGTGCGTCGCCCGCTTCAACTTCTCCCACGGCTCCCACGAGTACCACCAGGAGACGCTGGACAACCTCCGCGCCGCCATGGAGCGCACCGGGATCCTCTGCGCCGTCATGCTCGACACCAAG GGTCCAGAGATCCGAACTGGATTTTTGAAAGATGCGAAGCCTGTTCAATTGAAGAAGGGTCAAGAAATCACAATTTCCACAGATTATAGCATTAAGGGTGATGAGAAAATGATATCTATGAGCTACAAGAAGCTCGCAGTGGATCTGAAGCCAGGCAGTGTCATATTGTGTGCTGATGGTACCATCACTCTTACTGTGCTTCACTGTGATAAAGAGCAAGGCTTGGTTCGCTGCCGTTGTGAGAACACTTCTATGCTTGGTGAGAGGAAGAATGTTAATCTTCCAGGAGTTATTGTTGATCTCCCAACACTCACTGACAAGGACAAGGAGGATATCCTTAAGTGGGGTGTCCCAAACAAGATCGACATGATTGCCTTGTCATTTGTTCGCAAGGGTTCGGATCTTGTGGAGGTTAGGAAGATACTTGGTGAGCATGCCAAGTCTATAATGCTGATGTCTAAG GTTGAGAATCAAGAGGGAGTAGCTAACTTCGATGATATTCTGGCAAACTCTGATGCTTTTATGGTGGCAAGAGGTGATTTAGGGATGGAAATTCCTATAGAGAAGATATTCTTTGCGCAGAAGGTGATGATTTTCAAGTGCAACATTCAGGGCAAGCCTGTTGTTACTGCCACTCAGATGTTGGAATCTATGATCAAGTCTCCTCGCCCTACTCGAGCAGAAGCAACAGATGTTGCAAATGCAGTGCTTGATGGCACCGACTGTGTCATGCTTAGTGGTGAGACAGCTGCTGGGGCATATCCTGAGCTGGCTGTGCAGACTATGGCCAAGATCTGCTTGCAAGCAGAGTCTTGCGTTGACTATGGTGCTGTTTTCAAATTAATCATGGCCTCAGCTCCAATTCCAATGAGCCCGTTGGAGAGCCTTGCATCATCAGCCGTCCGCACAGCAAACTCTGCCAGGGCGGTGCTTATCTTGGTCCTGACCAGGGGAGGAACAACTGCTAGGCTTGTGGCCAAGTATAGGCCATCCATGCCGATACTGTCTGTCGTAGTTCCTGAACTGAAGACAGACTCCTTCGATTGGACCTGCAGCGACGAGGGACCGGCAAGGCAGAGCCTCATCGTGAGGGGTGTGATCCCGATGCTGAGTGCCGCCAATGCCAAGGCCTTTGACAGTGAAGCCACTGAAGAAGCACTTGGTTTTGCCATTGAAAACGCGAAGGTGATGGGGCTATGCAACACGGGGGAGTCTGTTGTGGCCCTGCACCGGATCGGGATTGCATCCGTCATCAAGCTCTTGACTGTGA GGCATCTCCCGGGCGCGCTCGCCGGGCGCGTAGTCCTCCAGGCAGACCGGGCAGctggccgcgtcgtcgccgTTGCTGCCGGCGATCTCGACGGTTGGCATCGCCTCGACGGCCTCCTTCTTGGCCGGCGGCGTGCCTTGGCGCCCCGCGTCGCCCTCGGCCAGCTGCTGCACCAGAGCGTCGAGGCCGTTGCCGAGGAAGTAGTCGCCCAGCGCCACGCCAtgctcggcggtggcggcgccgccagcGGCGCCGATGAAGAGGCTCCGGCCGAAAGGCGTCAGCTGGTCGCCCTCGatggcgacgccggcggccgcctccaGGCGCTGCAGCTGGCGCTCCCGGACCTCGTGCAGGAGCCGCAGGAACGCGGagacgcggcgccggcgccgcgtcaACTCGTGCTCGTCCCAGTCGTGGACGTCTCCGCCGCCGGGCTCCGGCTGgcgccggctgcggcggcggcgggcagagcTGTCGCCCGAGCTGAGGATGGCGTGCGCCCAGATGGAGCTCGGGCGGTCCGCGCCAGGGTACACTTCGGtcaacgcgccgccgccgccgccgtcggccgcggccgcgccgcgggcggTCTCCATCTCCTCGAGGAAGCCGCTGTGGCAGTGCGGGCACTTCATCTCCGCCTCGCCCTGTGCGGGCCTCACCGCCACG GACCGACGGCACAGATGGCGGCGGCCGCACCCACTCGCGCCCCcgtatcctcctcctccagcgacGTCGTCTTCAGCGGCAGGACATCCCGCCCCAACCTTCGCGCCGCCGCGGTGTCTTCGGCCccggggtggcggcgcagggagcCGTACCCGGCGGTTTCCGTGGCGGCGGGCTCCGGGCAGTCTGCGCCTGGAACTGTAGCCGTCGACCCTAAG GTTGACACATTACTAGACAGTGTAAAGTGGGACAGCAAAGGGTTGGCTGTTGCTATTGCACAACATGTGGATACTGGAGCCATTCTTATGCAAGGTTTTGCTAACAAAGAAGCCCTTGCAAAAACTATATCAACTAGGAAAGCTACATTCTTTAGCCGCTCGCGGTCTTCCTTGTGGACGAAAGGGGAGACGTCCATGAACTTCATCAATGTGCATGACATTTTCCTGGACTGTGACCGTGATTCT ATAATATACCTTGGAAAGCCAGATGGACCTACCTGCCATACAGGAGCAGAAACCTGTTATTATACTTCAGTTTATAATGCTCTACAAGGTTCGAAG CCCAATGAAGATAGGCAGGTCATGACAACCCTATACTCACTTGAAGATACAATTAGTAGACGGCAGGAGGAGACAGTTACTGAAGGAAGTGGGAAACCATCATGGACGAAAAAATTACTGCTTGATAACCAGCTGCTTTGCTCAAAAATACG TGAAGAAGCAGGTGAACTAATTCAAACACTGCTCGAGAACGAGGACCAATCCCGCACAGCTTCGGAGATGGCTGATCTGCTGTACCATGCAATGGTGCTGCTCAGAGTCAAGGATGTGAAGATGGaagaagtccttgaggtccTGAGGAAGAGATTTTCGCAGTCTGGTATCGAGGAGAAGGCCAATCGCAATAAATCTTAG
- the LOC101777870 gene encoding E3 ubiquitin-protein ligase SIRP1: MAEQAAAGSYWCHMCTVAVRPAQGEAEMKCPHCHSGFLEEMETARGAAAADGGGGGALTEVYPGADRPSSIWAHAILSSGDSSARRRRSRRQPEPGGGDVHDWDEHELTRRRRRVSAFLRLLHEVRERQLQRLEAAAGVAIEGDQLTPFGRSLFIGAAGGAATAEHGVALGDYFLGNGLDALVQQLAEGDAGRQGTPPAKKEAVEAMPTVEIAGSNGDDAASCPVCLEDYAPGERAREMPCRHKFHANCIVPWLEMHSSCPVCRFQLPADDNKSSCGGGGDGDSGGYVSVDAYNEGNDNGGGDGGAGSAGNAEPERISVAEAEERGRRLTAGVAEADESGRRLPASLQWLNSLFSPSGGSSSSSQHWED; encoded by the coding sequence atggcggagcAGGCGGCCGCCGGGAGCTACTGGTGCCACATGTGCACCGTGGCGGTGAGGCCCGCACAGGGCGAGGCGGAGATGAAGTGCCCGCACTGCCACAGCGGCTTCCTCGAGGAGATGGAGAccgcccgcggcgcggccgcggccgacggcggcggcggcggcgcgttgaCCGAAGTGTACCCTGGCGCGGACCGCCCGAGCTCCATCTGGGCGCACGCCATCCTCAGCTCGGGCGACAgctctgcccgccgccgccgcagccggcgcCAGCCGGAGCCCGGCGGCGGAGACGTCCACGACTGGGACGAGCACGAGTtgacgcggcgccggcgccgcgtctCCGCGTTCCTGCGGCTCCTGCACGAGGTCCGGGAGCGCCAGCTGCAGCGCCtggaggcggccgccggcgtcgccatCGAGGGCGACCAGCTGACGCCTTTCGGCCGGAGCCTCTTCATCGGCGCCgctggcggcgccgccaccgccgagcaTGGCGTGGCGCTGGGCGACTACTTCCTCGGCAACGGCCTCGACGCTCTGGTGCAGCAGCTGGCCGAGGGCGACGCGGGGCGCCAAGGCACGCCGCCGGCCAAGAAGGAGGCCGTCGAGGCGATGCCAACCGTCGAGATCGCCGGCAGCAAcggcgacgacgcggccagCTGCCCGGTCTGCCTGGAGGACTACGCGCCCGGCGAGCGCGCCCGGGAGATGCCCTGCAGGCACAAGTTCCATGCCAACTGCATCGTGCCGTGGCTGGAGATGCACAGCTCCTGCCCCGTCTGCCGGTTCCAGCTGCCGGCCGACGACAATAAGAGctcatgcggcggcggcggcgacggcgacagcggTGGCTACGTCAGCGTCGATGCTTATAACGAAGGCAATGACAAtggcggcggggatggcggGGCAGGGTCCGCCGGCAATGCTGAGCCCGAGCGCATCAGCGTTGCGGAAGCCGAAGAGAGGGGCAGGCGGCTGACGGCAGGCGTTGCGGAAGCCGACGAGAGCGGCAGGCGGCTGCCGGCGTCCCTACAGTGGCTCAACAGCCTGTTCTCGCCgtccggcggcagcagcagcagctcgcaGCACTGGGAGGATTGA
- the LOC101778272 gene encoding presenilin-like protein At1g08700 — protein sequence MDPAASPASAPAPAAEDPLSAASVLDTLGAEVLAVMSPVSICMALVVLLISLLSPPSSGPAGASPPPVTAATLVYLESPNDTPAQKFLGALLDAAVFVALVAVVTFVLVALYYYRCTGFLKNYMRFSAFFVIFSMGGAIAAAVLRRLAAPLDAPTAFLLLFNGAAVGVLSVFASAVPILVRQGYMVALAVIVAAWLSRLPEWTTWIMLVALALYDLVAVLAPRGPLRMLVELASSRDDELPALVYESRPTVGPATSSSSYASAMGSVEMQTMTDSGRAGGSRYDRVEQDEDASRAVVEMRDLRRGQSNIGEMNRSSGSVLQMDNLEREVPVTSTELPSIQGGSSQHAVIQIEQPEEEETAPLVSAASTNNAASDEEQRQSSSSEPPLDFEMFESTRGIKLGLGDFVFYSVLVGRAAMYDLMTVYACYLAIIAGLGCTLILLSICRHALPALPISIMLGVTFYFLTRLLMEPFVVGASTNLVMF from the coding sequence ATGGatcccgccgcctcgccggcgtcggcgccggcgcccgctgCGGAGGATCCCCTAAGCGCCGCCTCCGTGCTCGACACCCTCGGCGCGGAGGTGCTGGCGGTCATGTCCCCGGTCTCGATCTGCATGGCCCTCGTCGTGCTCCTCATCTCCCTcctctcgccgccgtcctccgggCCCGCGGGGGCCTCGCCTCCGCCAGTCACTGCAGCGACGCTCGTCTACCTCGAGTCCCCCAACGACACCCCGGCCCAGAAGTTCCTCGGCGCGCTCCTCGATGCCGCGGTTTTCgtcgccctcgtcgccgtcgttaccttcgtcctcgtcgcgcTCTACTACTACCGCTGCACGGGCTTCCTCAAGAACTACATGCGCTTCTCCGCCTTCTTCGTCATCTTCTCCATGggcggcgccatcgccgccgccgtgctccgccgcctcgcagCCCCGCTCGACGCGCCCACCGCGTTCCTGCTCCTATTCAACGGCGCCGCGGTCGGCGTCCTCTCCGTCTTCGCTTCCGCCGTCCCCATCCTCGTCCGCCAGGGGTACATGGTCGCGCTCGCCGTCATCGTCGCCGCCTGGCTCTCCAGGCTCCCCGAGTGGACCACATGGATCATGCTCGTCGCGCTCGCCCTGTACGACCTCGTCGCCGTGCTCGCGCCGCGGGGACCACTCAGGATGCTTGTGGAGCTGGCATCCTCCAGGGACGACGAGCTCCCAGCGCTCGTCTACGAGTCCCGGCCTACAGTCGGCCCGGCGACAAGCTCTTCCTCTTATGCTTCAGCCATGGGATCGGTGGAGATGCAAACCATGACAGATTCTGGTCGGGCCGGTGGCAGCCGGTATGACAGGGTGGAGCAGGATGAAGATGCCAGCCGTGCCGTCGTGGAAATGAGGGATCTCAGAAGAGGCCAATCAAACATTGGTGAGATGAACAGATCAAGTGGTTCTGTGCTTCAAATGGATAACCTTGAAAGGGAGGTTCCAGTGACTTCAACAGAGCTGCCATCAATTCAGGGTGGGAGTTCACAGCATGCTGTCATTCAAATTGAACAGCCTGAGGAAGAAGAGACGGCGCCTCTGGTGTCGGCAGCATCTACCAACAATGCAGCTTCGGATGAGGAGCAGAGACAAAGTTCATCCTCAGAGCCTCCTCTGGATTTTGAGATGTTTGAGTCCACCAGGGGCATCAAGCTGGGCCTTGGTGATTTTGTTTTCTACAGTGTGCTTGTTGGGAGAGCTGCTATGTATGATCTGATGACGGTGTATGCATGCTACCTTGCCATCATTGCTGGGCTTGGCTGCACCCTTATCTTGCTGTCAATATGCCGGCATGCGCTGCCTGCACTTCCAATCTCTATTATGCTGGGAGTGACATTCTACTTCTTGACGCGGTTACTGATGGAGCCATTTGTGGTTGGTGCTTCGACAAACTTGGTGATGTTCTGA
- the LOC101778673 gene encoding uncharacterized protein LOC101778673 — MGQDAGLKREDHSRLGTGPGISQTSCCVNEENESRNRRYHQLKCSDSNSGELSLDYVPNFHCRSLPTRSRKTSTEQSIVGKRGSMYQSSSEISRIRKIQEGRRKIDSAFGGDAFLLFDIVDASSRPSTSGAYLHSHRNQRSGAKSSVETTHRINRASKDFLDLSFRELPDDNFKLDRPRLDSTMLKNDGGDGFLEISFEKEITDGGPCRGAAPYLLDVESGKCTETDYQLKTSGCPSENNHGERGRDSASSSKSMSEKISSSDDTCRSGSVQHHIIENNTKARSSPFKKMLDPIMKSKSRRSPSLAEKGDPNSITGPGSRKNSMSRKSLLGDFSRTEQASSCQPIGETQRITSALSPAHLQAVLRLDSKNGVQVSEFCVEGLEESISARNWKTGDELNSIYTLHSGGKRSSAAGRISKDGGWNLPPIVGQLQVSSYLCSEVGKDGMVNNSVITEFVSYDIAHARRIVEKTQCTEAPQQPLCSAIDKSMSGESPQMINLMDQHKIGRNNSDVSTSCPWSEEDLYPHLEIAATVIEVPFSKDKSKDMKNGSSPCSVKVVTPTGLHGLPSESGASPSPLLDRWRYGGGCDCGGWDMACPIDVLGNAYDDNWAESITTNAKHPMELFVEGSKEELPALSMKANGKGQFLVDFHARLSALQAFSVCISLLHCSEASIAISIEKGKHKLYSNSLKLLLEEDVRHLIEAVTAEEKKQQKKSRRRKAPPSVVLDPPFSPIGRV; from the exons ATGGGGCAAGATGCTGGCTTGAAACGTGAGGATCATTCTAGATTGGGAACAGGTCCCGGAATTTCGCAGACCTCTTGCTGTGTTAATGAAGAAAATGAGAGTCGAAACAGAAGATACCATCAGTTGAAATGCTCAGATAGCAACTCAGGGGAGTTAAGTCTGGACTACGTCCCAAATTTCCACTGCAGGAGCTTGCCAACAAGAAGCCGCAAGACAAGCACAGAACAAAGCATTGTGGGGAAGCGTGGTTCTATGTACCAGAGCTCTAGTGAAATTAGCAGAATCAGAAAAATCCAGGAGGGCAGGAGGAAAATAGACTCTGCATTTGGTGGGGATGCGTTTCTGTTGTTTGATATTGTCGATGCATCCTCTCGGCCTAGCACAAGTGGAGCTTATCTTCACTCCCACCGAAATCAGAGGTCAGGGGCTAAGTCTTCTGTGGAAACTACTCATAGGATTAATCGGGCATCGAAGGACTTTCTGGACCTTTCATTCCGTGAGCTTCCTGACGATAATTTTAAGCTAGATCGACCACGCTTGGACAGTACCATGTTGAAAAATGATGGAGGCGATGGCTTCTTGGAGATTTCTTTTGAGAAAGAGATCACAGACGGTGGCCCCTGCAGAGGTGCAGCTCCTTACTTGCTAGATGTTGAGTCAGGTAAATGTACCGAAACAGATTACCAACTCAAGACCAGTGGATGTCCCAGTGAGAATAACCATGGTGAGAGGGGGAGAGATTCAGCAAGCAGTTCCAAATCAATGTCGGAGAAAATAAGCTCTTCTGATGATACTTGCCGATCTGGCAGTGTTCAGCATCATATCATAGAGAACAACACTAAAGCTCGATCAAGCCccttcaagaagatgttggaccCAATCATGAAGTCCAAATCTCGTAGGAGCCCATCTCTTGCTGAAAAGGGAGACCCCAACTCTATAACCGGGCCTGGTAGCAGGAAAAATTCAATGTCCCGCAAATCATTGTTGGGTGATTTTTCAAGAACTGAACAAGCATCTAGTTGCCAGCCGATTGGAGAAACACAGCGTATCACATCTGCTCTGTCACCTGCTCATCTTCAAGCGGTTCTTAGATTGGATTCCAAGAATGGTGTACAGGTTTCTGAATTTTGTGTTGAGGGCCTGGAAGAATCCATTTCCGCCCGGAATTGGAAAACTGGTGATGAGTTGAACTCTATTTACACCTTACATAGTGGTGGAAAACGATCCAGCGCTGCTGGAAGGATCTCCAAAGATGGAGGCTGGAATTTACCCCCAATTGTAGGGCAGCTGCAGGTTTCATCTTATTTATGCTCTGAAGTTGGAAAAGATGGTATGGTGAATAATTCTGTCATTACCGAGTTTGTTTCGTACGATATTGCTCATGCAAGGCGAATTGTTGAGAAGACTCAATGTACAGAGGCCCCTCAACAGCCACTATGCAGTGCCATTGATAAATCGATGTCTGGTGAATCTCCACAGATGATTAATCTGATGGACCAGCACAAGATTGGAAGAAATAACTCGGATGTATCAACATCCTGCCCATGGTCTGAAGAAGATCTTTATCCTCATTTGGAGATTGCAGCAACTGTAATAGAGGTTCCATTTAGTAAGGATAAGTCCAAGGATATGAAGAATGGTTCATCTCCTTGTTCTGTCAAAGTGGTTACACCTACTGGACTGCATGGTTTACCAAGTGAATCAGGAGCCAGCCCATCTCCCTTGCTGGATAGATGGAGGTATGGTGGAGGCTGTGACTGTGGTGGATGGGACATGGCTTGCCCCATTGATGTTCTTGGCAATGCATATGATGATAACTGGGCTGAATCTATAACCACAAATGCGAAACATCCTATGGAGCTCTTCGTTGAG GGTAGCAAAGAAGAGCTCCCTGCCCTTTCCATGAAGGCGAATGGGAAAGGACAGTTTTTGGTGGATTTCCATGCGCGTCTATCAGCATTACAGGCATTCTCGGTTTGCATTTCTCTGTTGCACTGTTCTGAAGCTTCGATCGCCATCAGTATTGAGAAGGGGAAGCACAAGCTTTATTCCAACTCACTCAAGCTGCTCCTTGAGGAGGATGTGAGGCACCTAATTGAGGCAGTCACCGcagaagagaagaagcaacagaaGAAGAGCCGGAGACGAAAGGCACCTCCATCTGTTGTGCTTGACCCGCCTTTTTCTCCCATTGGAAGAGTATAG